In Dyadobacter subterraneus, a single genomic region encodes these proteins:
- a CDS encoding TonB-dependent receptor, protein MKSDLLKVLFLIAGIIFSLNVGAQVKLDNSLPQAENVKNILSGKITNTENGEVLPGASVIFPDLKIGGTTNAQGIYAFKNLPEGKYLIEITFVGFSSILETIELKGNMTKDFTLSPTAVEAEAVTITGVSSATSVKRTPIPVTIIKKQDLNRGTSTNIIDALTKIPGVSQVSTGAAISKPIIRGLGYNRLVVVNDGIRQEGQQWGDEHGVEIDEYSISRAEVLKGPASIMYGSDALAGVINFTSIETAAEGETSGSILTTYQSNNNLRGVHGEVNGNKNGLVWGLNGTYKAADDYKNKYDGKVFNSNFNEKNFGTYIGLNKSWGFTHLYLTRFDQTVGLIEGDRDEATGKFTKLVNNNGTEEEVTVNSKDFNTSDPVIPYQKIKHFKLATDNSFYLGNNRLAATIAYQRNRRQEFGNVLDPGEKALYFDLSTINYNIRYHFSENNGWKNSVGINGMQQTNRNKGVEALIPEYSLFDAGVFFYTQKRIDKLTISGGIRFDARFLNSNALFLDEALKFESFKRNFSNVSASAGLSYALSKAATLKFNIARGFRAPNIPELASNGAHEGTNRYVHGQQNLKSETSLQLDGGIEMSTSHLTLSAYAFYNSISNFIYYRKLVSGSGSDSIVLDGTEKLIAYQYAQNKANLYGGEISIDIHPHPLDWLHIQSMFSYVRATLSQAQDGSKNLPLIPSGRLINTIKAEFGKNNKKLRNAYLKLELDNTFAQNHPFTGFNTETKTAGYGLLNAGLGGDLVSKQRTFLSIFLSANNITDVAYQNHLSRLKYTAVNNVTGRMGVFNMGRNFSVKVIIPFKI, encoded by the coding sequence ATGAAGTCTGATTTACTGAAAGTTCTATTTCTTATTGCAGGAATCATATTTAGTTTAAATGTGGGCGCTCAGGTTAAGTTGGACAACAGTTTACCACAGGCTGAAAATGTTAAAAATATTCTGAGCGGAAAAATCACTAATACCGAAAACGGAGAGGTGCTTCCGGGCGCATCCGTTATTTTTCCCGACCTGAAAATCGGTGGAACAACAAATGCCCAGGGAATATATGCTTTCAAAAATCTGCCGGAAGGAAAATATCTGATCGAAATTACTTTTGTCGGTTTCAGCTCAATTTTGGAAACGATTGAATTGAAAGGAAATATGACAAAAGATTTCACCCTTTCACCAACAGCAGTGGAAGCGGAAGCCGTGACGATCACAGGCGTTTCTTCGGCCACTTCTGTTAAAAGAACGCCAATTCCGGTTACTATTATCAAAAAACAAGATCTTAACCGTGGAACTTCAACCAATATTATTGATGCATTAACAAAAATTCCTGGCGTTTCCCAGGTTTCAACGGGAGCTGCTATTTCCAAACCTATTATCCGCGGACTTGGATACAATCGTCTCGTGGTAGTCAATGATGGAATCAGACAGGAAGGACAGCAGTGGGGTGATGAGCACGGTGTTGAAATTGACGAATACAGCATAAGCCGGGCGGAAGTTCTAAAAGGGCCAGCCTCGATTATGTATGGAAGTGATGCGCTGGCCGGCGTAATCAACTTTACATCCATCGAAACAGCGGCGGAAGGAGAAACCAGCGGAAGCATTTTGACTACTTACCAGTCAAATAATAATTTGCGTGGTGTGCATGGGGAAGTAAATGGAAACAAAAATGGCCTGGTCTGGGGCCTGAATGGCACCTATAAAGCGGCTGATGATTATAAAAATAAATACGACGGAAAGGTTTTTAATTCCAATTTCAACGAGAAAAACTTTGGTACTTATATCGGGCTAAATAAAAGCTGGGGATTCACTCATTTGTATCTGACACGTTTCGATCAGACTGTCGGATTGATTGAGGGCGACCGCGACGAGGCTACCGGAAAATTTACAAAACTCGTTAACAATAATGGGACCGAGGAAGAGGTTACGGTTAATTCAAAAGATTTTAATACTTCGGATCCTGTCATTCCCTACCAAAAAATCAAACATTTTAAACTGGCCACCGATAACAGTTTTTATCTTGGCAATAACCGTCTGGCCGCTACAATTGCCTATCAGCGCAACCGCCGTCAGGAATTTGGTAATGTCCTGGATCCGGGAGAAAAAGCCCTTTATTTTGATCTGAGCACGATAAATTACAATATCCGGTACCATTTTTCTGAAAATAACGGTTGGAAAAACTCGGTTGGAATTAACGGAATGCAGCAGACAAACCGCAATAAGGGCGTTGAAGCTTTGATCCCTGAATATTCTCTTTTCGACGCAGGCGTTTTTTTCTACACCCAAAAAAGAATTGACAAATTAACGATCAGCGGTGGAATCCGTTTTGATGCCAGATTCCTGAACAGTAACGCATTATTCTTGGACGAAGCGCTAAAATTCGAATCCTTCAAGCGGAATTTCTCCAACGTATCTGCCAGCGCAGGTTTGAGTTATGCTTTGTCAAAAGCGGCTACTTTGAAATTCAATATCGCCAGAGGATTTCGCGCTCCCAATATTCCTGAACTGGCAAGTAATGGCGCGCACGAAGGAACAAACCGTTATGTGCACGGTCAGCAAAACCTGAAATCAGAAACCAGTCTGCAACTGGATGGCGGCATTGAAATGTCTACTTCGCACCTGACGCTTTCGGCCTACGCTTTTTATAATTCGATCAGCAATTTCATTTATTACCGAAAACTGGTATCCGGCTCAGGCTCAGATTCGATTGTTTTAGACGGAACCGAAAAGTTGATCGCCTACCAATACGCCCAGAACAAAGCAAATCTTTACGGCGGTGAAATCAGCATCGATATACATCCCCACCCGCTCGACTGGCTGCATATCCAAAGCATGTTTTCTTATGTAAGAGCGACGCTTAGCCAGGCGCAGGACGGCAGCAAAAATCTCCCGCTGATTCCTTCCGGAAGATTGATCAATACGATAAAAGCAGAATTTGGCAAAAACAATAAAAAACTCCGCAACGCTTATCTGAAACTTGAACTGGACAATACCTTTGCTCAAAACCATCCCTTTACAGGTTTTAACACGGAGACAAAAACAGCAGGTTACGGTTTATTGAACGCCGGACTGGGTGGTGATCTGGTTAGCAAACAAAGAACATTTCTGAGTATCTTTTTATCGGCAAATAACATCACTGACGTCGCTTACCAGAATCATTTGAGCCGGCTCAAATACACGGCTGTAAATAATGTCACCGGCAGAATGGGTGTTTTTAATATGGGAAGAAATTTCAGTGTGAAAGTGATAATTCCATTCAAAATCTAA
- a CDS encoding DMT family protein: MKYIYTIGLLILSNAFMTLAWYGHLKFFSKDGAHGTTPLWAIVLLSWGLAFFEYCFQVPANRIGSSEMGGPFSLVQLKIIQEVITLIIFMIFSVVVFKNMQFTKNHLIGFALLVGAVYFIFKG, from the coding sequence ATGAAATACATTTACACGATCGGATTGTTGATTCTTTCCAACGCTTTCATGACACTTGCCTGGTACGGGCATTTAAAATTTTTCAGTAAAGATGGTGCCCACGGTACCACACCGTTATGGGCCATTGTTCTGCTCAGCTGGGGACTGGCATTTTTCGAATACTGCTTTCAGGTTCCGGCCAACAGGATCGGTTCTTCTGAAATGGGCGGACCGTTTTCTCTGGTGCAGCTCAAAATTATTCAGGAAGTAATTACGCTCATCATCTTCATGATTTTTTCTGTGGTTGTATTTAAAAATATGCAGTTCACTAAAAATCACCTGATTGGCTTTGCGCTTTTGGTTGGAGCCGTTTACTTTATTTTTAAAGGATGA
- a CDS encoding MFS transporter codes for MMSQLKSRSLRGLDYINFSLADVRDGIGPFLGIYLLSVHHWNLKDIGIVSSIATFAGVVVQTPAGAFTDRFKNKKIILAIASLLIGFGTLLILIKPDYSVVIVSQVIVGIAATFVGPSVAAMTLGLVGYKKLEARTGRNEMFNHSGNVSSALISGLIGYYIGLKGIFIFTLVLSIVSVICLQLIDNDEIDYKLSRGSLAKDESENSGDSAEVLRQPLFIIFTVCCVLYHFANAAMLPMAGQYIVSENKVDASVYMSACIVIAQLFMVPTAAWCSRKAVDGRKWLMLVCFAILPIRGLLYTFSANPFFITSVQVLDGISAGIFGVVSILIIADLTKGSGHFNLANGILITAVGLGASFSNVAAGYIANVFSFKIAFLFLSAVAALAFVICLYFMKETYNPDS; via the coding sequence ATGATGAGTCAGCTAAAATCCCGGTCTCTGAGGGGACTGGATTATATCAACTTTTCCCTGGCCGATGTCAGGGACGGAATCGGTCCGTTTCTGGGTATTTATTTACTTTCAGTTCATCACTGGAATCTGAAAGATATTGGCATCGTTTCCTCCATTGCTACTTTTGCGGGCGTTGTTGTCCAAACACCCGCCGGCGCTTTCACTGACCGCTTTAAAAACAAAAAAATAATTCTGGCCATAGCCAGTTTATTGATTGGTTTTGGAACATTACTGATCCTTATCAAACCAGATTATTCGGTTGTTATTGTCAGTCAGGTGATTGTGGGTATAGCGGCAACATTCGTAGGCCCATCCGTAGCAGCCATGACCCTCGGACTGGTGGGATACAAAAAACTGGAAGCCAGAACCGGCCGGAATGAAATGTTCAATCACAGCGGAAATGTATCGTCCGCGTTGATTTCCGGTTTAATTGGCTATTATATTGGTTTGAAGGGAATATTTATTTTTACTCTGGTACTATCAATTGTCAGCGTTATTTGTTTGCAACTTATTGATAACGATGAGATTGATTATAAACTTTCCAGGGGTAGTCTGGCGAAAGATGAATCCGAAAATTCAGGTGATTCAGCGGAAGTACTGCGTCAGCCTCTATTCATTATTTTCACGGTTTGCTGCGTTTTATACCATTTTGCCAATGCGGCTATGCTGCCCATGGCGGGCCAATATATTGTATCAGAAAATAAAGTTGACGCGTCAGTTTACATGTCAGCCTGTATCGTTATAGCCCAATTATTTATGGTACCAACAGCCGCCTGGTGCAGCAGAAAAGCTGTTGATGGAAGAAAATGGCTCATGCTTGTCTGTTTTGCAATTTTACCAATCCGCGGTTTGTTATATACTTTTAGCGCGAATCCATTTTTTATCACTTCCGTGCAGGTTCTCGACGGCATTTCCGCCGGTATTTTCGGCGTAGTCAGTATACTTATTATAGCCGATCTTACAAAAGGATCAGGTCATTTCAATCTTGCCAACGGAATTCTGATCACAGCTGTCGGGCTTGGCGCGTCTTTCAGTAACGTGGCCGCAGGTTATATTGCCAATGTTTTTTCATTTAAAATCGCATTTTTGTTTTTAAGTGCCGTGGCTGCTTTGGCATTTGTGATTTGTCTGTATTTTATGAAAGAAACTTATAATCCGGATTCCTGA
- a CDS encoding dipeptidase → MKKIVISAFALILSLNFSCSKKTSDEPSEKELTRIHDSVVTIDTHIDIRDDFDAKGNDAGAETADQIDLAKLEKGQLDVAALALFADPLRRTPENIALARKQVDAKLAVIEDFVNKHPDKLEFIRSSQDIEKTVKEKKHGILLSFLNALSLGKDTSLIEHYYKHGVRLFGFSHAGNNDWTDSSRPNESFGDKPDEAGGLTATGKQAVPILNRLGIIIDVSQLTTKALNQTLELSKAPVIASHSGLKSVVDNTRNLSDDELKAIAAKGGVVHIVAFAAYLKDTAAFKEDYQKKIFEPLGLVAGKDNPKEKLDSAGYARYKAAYLDFSRNEWKYATLSEYINSVDRAVKLIGINHVGFSSDFNHGGGVKGYANVGEGLNITRELIKRGYSEEDIKKLWGGNFIRVFKEVEKNAGKKLSPEVAKN, encoded by the coding sequence ATGAAAAAAATAGTTATATCCGCGTTTGCCTTAATTCTTTCACTGAATTTTTCTTGCAGTAAAAAGACTTCTGACGAACCCTCTGAAAAGGAGTTGACCAGAATTCATGATTCTGTGGTAACGATTGATACGCATATTGACATTCGTGATGATTTTGATGCCAAAGGAAATGACGCCGGAGCAGAAACTGCCGATCAGATTGATTTGGCGAAACTCGAAAAAGGACAACTGGACGTGGCCGCATTGGCACTTTTTGCAGATCCGCTAAGAAGAACACCCGAAAATATAGCTTTGGCCAGAAAACAGGTTGATGCCAAACTGGCTGTGATTGAAGATTTTGTCAACAAACATCCGGACAAACTGGAATTTATTAGATCATCACAGGACATTGAAAAAACCGTAAAAGAGAAAAAGCACGGGATTTTGTTAAGTTTTCTGAATGCACTTTCGCTTGGAAAGGATACCTCCCTGATTGAGCATTATTACAAGCACGGCGTCCGGCTTTTTGGTTTTTCACACGCTGGCAATAACGACTGGACGGATTCTTCAAGGCCGAATGAAAGTTTTGGTGATAAACCTGATGAAGCCGGCGGGTTAACGGCAACTGGTAAGCAGGCCGTACCCATTTTAAACAGGCTCGGTATAATCATTGACGTTTCGCAGCTTACTACCAAAGCGCTTAACCAAACCTTGGAACTTAGTAAAGCCCCGGTGATCGCTTCACATTCCGGACTAAAAAGTGTTGTGGATAATACCCGGAATCTTTCGGATGATGAATTAAAAGCAATTGCAGCCAAAGGCGGCGTGGTTCATATTGTTGCTTTTGCTGCGTATTTGAAGGATACGGCCGCATTCAAGGAAGATTATCAAAAGAAAATTTTTGAACCGCTCGGACTCGTAGCCGGGAAAGATAATCCGAAAGAAAAACTGGATTCGGCCGGTTACGCAAGATATAAAGCGGCATATCTGGATTTTTCAAGAAACGAATGGAAGTATGCAACACTTTCGGAATACATCAATTCGGTGGACCGTGCTGTAAAACTAATCGGAATCAATCACGTGGGTTTCAGCTCAGATTTTAATCATGGCGGCGGGGTCAAAGGTTATGCAAATGTGGGAGAGGGGCTGAATATTACCAGGGAATTGATCAAACGGGGCTATTCAGAAGAAGATATTAAAAAACTCTGGGGAGGGAATTTTATCAGAGTTTTTAAAGAAGTTGAAAAAAATGCCGGGAAGAAATTATCACCGGAAGTAGCAAAAAATTAA
- the metN gene encoding methionine ABC transporter ATP-binding protein MetN, with protein sequence MIELRNVTKTFYQKDKQIDALSNVSLIVEAGKIFGVIGTSGAGKSTLIRCVNLLEKPTSGEIIVDGVNLTNLSSSQLAKERRHIGMIFQHFNLLSSRTVSENIAFPLELDGMPKDKIKERVFDLLKLVGLLEKADDYPANLSGGQKQRVAIARTLASNPKVLLCDEATSALDPATTKSILNLLKDINQRLGITILLITHEMNVVKSICDSVAVISNGKLIEQGSVGDIFLHPKTELAKEFIASSLNIEVPVLYKNRLEHTSLKNHHPLLKLELTGKSVDEPILSQAARLFDVDTKIITAQMDQAGEASFGVILIELSGNAKNCQEAINYFIDKHIIVEIVGYV encoded by the coding sequence ATGATAGAATTAAGGAATGTTACCAAAACTTTTTATCAAAAAGACAAACAGATTGATGCGCTTTCCAACGTTTCCTTAATCGTTGAGGCCGGAAAGATTTTTGGTGTTATAGGAACTTCGGGGGCTGGCAAAAGTACCCTGATCCGTTGTGTGAATTTGCTTGAAAAACCCACTTCGGGAGAAATTATTGTAGATGGCGTTAATCTTACGAATCTTTCTTCTTCGCAGCTTGCCAAAGAGAGAAGGCATATCGGAATGATTTTCCAGCACTTCAACTTACTTTCTTCCAGAACCGTTTCTGAAAATATTGCTTTCCCGCTCGAACTGGACGGCATGCCCAAAGACAAGATCAAGGAAAGAGTTTTCGATTTATTGAAACTGGTTGGACTTCTTGAAAAAGCGGACGATTATCCTGCCAATTTATCCGGCGGACAAAAACAACGAGTAGCCATTGCAAGAACATTAGCCAGTAATCCAAAAGTATTACTTTGCGATGAGGCCACAAGCGCGCTGGATCCCGCAACGACAAAATCCATATTGAATTTATTAAAGGATATCAATCAGCGGCTCGGCATTACGATTTTGCTTATCACACATGAAATGAATGTGGTGAAATCCATTTGTGATTCAGTGGCTGTGATCAGCAATGGAAAACTGATCGAACAGGGCTCCGTCGGAGATATTTTCCTTCATCCCAAAACTGAACTTGCCAAAGAATTTATCGCTTCATCTTTAAATATTGAAGTACCGGTTTTGTATAAAAACAGGTTGGAACATACCAGTTTAAAAAATCATCATCCGCTTTTGAAACTGGAATTAACCGGAAAATCTGTTGATGAGCCCATTTTGTCCCAAGCTGCAAGATTATTTGATGTGGATACCAAAATTATTACCGCACAAATGGATCAGGCAGGTGAAGCAAGTTTTGGTGTGATACTGATCGAGCTTTCCGGAAACGCGAAAAACTGCCAGGAGGCGATTAATTATTTTATTGATAAACACATTATTGTAGAAATTGTAGGTTATGTATGA
- the metI gene encoding methionine ABC transporter permease MetI yields the protein MYDSLTTLVLQGTLETVVMTFVSGFFGFAMGLPVGILLFLTRKGQVLEHKIFNRVLSVIVNIFRSIPFIILIVWMIPFTRALVGTSIGVSAALVPLSIGAAPFIARMVENSLIEVPSGLIEAARAMGATPFQIVWKVLLPEALPSLINTASITLITLVGYSAMGGAVGAGGLGQIGYQYGYIGYDAVIMNTVLILLVLLVFLIQFSGDRISKSVDHR from the coding sequence ATGTATGATTCATTGACAACCCTGGTACTGCAAGGAACGCTGGAAACAGTGGTGATGACTTTCGTTTCAGGATTTTTTGGTTTTGCCATGGGTCTGCCTGTCGGAATTCTTCTCTTTTTGACACGAAAAGGACAGGTTTTAGAGCATAAAATATTCAACCGGGTACTTTCGGTTATTGTAAATATTTTCCGTTCGATCCCATTTATAATACTAATTGTCTGGATGATACCTTTCACCCGGGCATTGGTTGGGACTTCTATTGGTGTAAGTGCTGCGCTTGTTCCGCTGAGTATCGGGGCAGCTCCATTTATTGCCAGAATGGTGGAGAACAGCTTGATCGAAGTTCCGTCCGGACTTATTGAAGCGGCCAGAGCCATGGGTGCAACACCTTTTCAGATAGTTTGGAAGGTTTTACTGCCGGAAGCACTTCCTTCTTTGATCAATACTGCATCCATTACATTAATTACACTCGTGGGATATTCTGCCATGGGCGGCGCTGTGGGTGCCGGTGGTTTGGGACAGATCGGGTATCAATATGGTTATATCGGATATGATGCGGTGATCATGAATACGGTACTGATCCTGCTTGTTTTACTGGTTTTCCTGATTCAGTTTTCAGGAGACAGGATTTCAAAAAGTGTAGATCATAGATAA
- the metQ gene encoding methionine ABC transporter substrate-binding lipoprotein MetQ, whose protein sequence is MLLKLKNLSLILSIAASISLFGCAGNSKKDDPNFIKVGVSAGPEFKVAQAAQKVAKEKYNLEVELVAFTDYVMPNEALNQGDIDANAFQHKPYLDEQARQRGYKLAIVGKTFIYPIAAYSKKIKNISELKPESTIIIPNDPTNGGRSLLLLQKYGLLKLKDGVGLLPKVTDIVENPKSLKILELEAPQLPRSLDDKEVVIAIINNTFAGQIGLTAKRDGIMVEDSDSPYVNLIVTREDNKDQEKIKKFVKAYQSDEVAKVAEIEFKGGQIKGW, encoded by the coding sequence ATGCTTTTAAAATTGAAAAACCTTTCTCTCATTTTATCAATAGCAGCTTCGATCTCACTTTTTGGTTGCGCTGGGAATTCTAAAAAGGATGATCCGAATTTTATAAAAGTGGGTGTTTCTGCCGGTCCGGAATTTAAGGTAGCGCAGGCTGCGCAAAAAGTTGCCAAAGAAAAATACAACCTGGAAGTTGAGCTTGTTGCATTTACAGATTACGTTATGCCAAACGAAGCGTTGAACCAGGGCGACATTGATGCAAATGCATTTCAGCACAAACCATATCTGGATGAACAAGCCAGGCAGCGCGGCTACAAACTGGCCATAGTTGGAAAAACCTTCATCTATCCGATTGCTGCGTACTCCAAAAAAATCAAAAACATTTCAGAGTTAAAACCTGAGAGTACGATCATCATACCTAACGATCCGACAAACGGCGGACGCTCGCTGCTGCTTTTGCAGAAATACGGTCTTTTGAAATTGAAAGATGGCGTTGGTTTACTTCCAAAAGTTACGGACATCGTGGAAAACCCAAAATCGCTAAAAATTCTTGAACTCGAAGCTCCGCAGCTTCCAAGGTCTTTGGACGATAAAGAAGTCGTTATTGCCATTATCAACAATACTTTTGCCGGTCAGATCGGTCTGACTGCCAAACGTGATGGCATTATGGTTGAAGACAGCGATTCGCCTTATGTGAATTTGATTGTAACCCGGGAGGACAATAAAGATCAGGAAAAAATTAAAAAATTCGTTAAGGCATACCAGTCTGACGAAGTAGCAAAAGTAGCTGAAATTGAATTCAAAGGAGGCCAGATTAAAGGCTGGTAA
- a CDS encoding PIG-L family deacetylase codes for MTPIQLHAQALYKPSSSKILQSIQKLNVLGNVLYFGAHPDDENPTLIAYMANEKLYNTAYFSLTRGDGGQNMIGSEMKENLGILRTQELLQARKIDGGQQFFSRAVDFGFSKSAEEVFTIWDKEKILSDAVWVIRKFKPDLIISRFPPDERAGHGQHIASAILVEEAFEAAGDPARFPEQLQFVQVWKAKRLVWNAGMWWNQRRDKVDEKEAQEYIKLDVGGFNPLLGKSYGEIAAESRSLHRSQGFGTVGFRGSLTEYFAHVKGVKASHDLMDGISTNWTRVKGAQEISRLISKAEDSFKLTNPSLVVPQLLTIKNALEKLPDGYWKQTKLKDLNKVIQDALGLFIQVTSSDNSYTPGQKMQFQVEAINRSSIPVTIKKISFPFDKKDSIINSELAHNQDFTLSEFVEIPQKADYSQPYWLKKDVGPGLFVIDKQQERGVPENRPVAELTFNLEISGHSVSYKIPVIYQKTDPILGEVYQPVVITPPVYVSVSEKVYLFDKQIDKKVNVVIKAGKDNVSGNVRLKIPEGWRVTPSSFAYNLKTKGAEQCADFQLFPPKEASEGEIIAEASFEDKTYDRSLGQISYNHIPSQVYFPQAKAKVVKVTISKTNGLIGYIKGAGDLVPASLQQIGYNVVLLEDSDISDEKLQKYDAVVIGVKAYNIVERLKVINPVLLHYVENGGNLIVQYNSDQGLLMQNFGPYPFKVSSKRVTVEGAEVRFIKPDCQALNYPNKITQKDFDGWVQERSLYQPESWSEKYETVISCNDPGSEKLDGGILIAKYGKGNYVYTTMSWFRQLPAGVPGAYRIFSNLISLGR; via the coding sequence ATGACTCCCATCCAGCTGCACGCACAGGCATTATATAAACCTTCATCATCCAAAATTCTGCAAAGCATACAAAAACTCAATGTGCTTGGTAATGTTCTTTATTTCGGAGCGCATCCGGATGATGAAAATCCCACGCTCATTGCTTACATGGCCAATGAAAAACTTTATAACACAGCCTATTTTTCCCTGACGCGCGGTGACGGCGGACAGAATATGATTGGCAGTGAAATGAAGGAGAATCTTGGCATACTAAGAACTCAGGAACTTTTGCAGGCGAGAAAAATTGACGGCGGACAACAGTTTTTTTCCCGCGCCGTTGACTTTGGTTTTTCAAAAAGCGCAGAAGAGGTTTTCACGATATGGGATAAAGAAAAGATACTTTCTGATGCAGTCTGGGTGATCCGTAAATTCAAACCGGATCTGATCATCAGCCGTTTTCCGCCTGATGAAAGAGCTGGCCATGGTCAGCATATCGCCTCAGCCATTCTTGTTGAAGAAGCTTTTGAAGCTGCCGGAGATCCGGCCAGATTTCCTGAACAATTACAATTTGTTCAAGTCTGGAAAGCAAAAAGACTGGTTTGGAATGCTGGTATGTGGTGGAATCAGAGAAGGGATAAAGTTGATGAAAAAGAAGCGCAGGAATATATCAAACTGGATGTTGGCGGATTTAATCCTTTGCTTGGAAAATCTTACGGAGAAATTGCCGCAGAAAGTCGCAGCTTGCACAGAAGCCAGGGATTTGGAACGGTAGGTTTTCGTGGAAGCCTGACAGAATATTTCGCGCATGTGAAGGGTGTAAAAGCCTCACATGATTTAATGGATGGCATTTCTACCAATTGGACGCGTGTCAAGGGAGCGCAGGAAATTAGCAGACTGATTTCAAAAGCAGAAGATTCTTTCAAACTTACCAATCCGTCACTGGTTGTTCCTCAACTTTTGACCATAAAAAACGCGCTTGAAAAATTACCTGATGGTTACTGGAAACAGACCAAACTAAAAGATCTGAACAAAGTAATCCAGGATGCGCTCGGGTTATTTATTCAGGTAACCTCATCAGACAATTCTTACACGCCCGGTCAGAAAATGCAATTTCAGGTTGAAGCGATCAACCGGTCTTCGATCCCGGTTACTATTAAGAAAATAAGTTTTCCGTTTGATAAAAAAGATTCGATTATCAATTCAGAACTGGCTCACAACCAGGATTTCACACTTTCTGAATTCGTTGAAATTCCTCAGAAAGCAGATTATTCCCAGCCTTACTGGTTGAAAAAAGATGTTGGTCCTGGCCTTTTTGTAATTGACAAACAACAGGAAAGGGGTGTGCCCGAAAACAGGCCGGTTGCTGAACTGACCTTTAATCTGGAAATTTCCGGTCATTCAGTTTCCTATAAAATTCCTGTAATTTATCAAAAAACAGATCCGATATTAGGTGAAGTTTATCAGCCCGTTGTGATTACGCCGCCGGTTTATGTTTCGGTTAGTGAAAAGGTTTATTTATTTGACAAACAGATCGATAAGAAAGTAAATGTGGTGATCAAAGCCGGGAAAGATAATGTTTCAGGAAATGTGAGATTGAAAATTCCGGAAGGCTGGCGGGTTACTCCTTCTTCTTTTGCGTATAATCTCAAAACAAAAGGAGCCGAGCAATGTGCAGATTTCCAGCTTTTTCCGCCAAAAGAAGCCAGTGAAGGTGAAATTATTGCCGAGGCCAGTTTTGAAGATAAAACCTATGACCGAAGTCTTGGCCAAATAAGTTATAACCACATACCATCTCAGGTTTATTTTCCGCAGGCAAAAGCCAAGGTTGTAAAGGTTACCATTAGCAAAACAAACGGATTGATCGGTTATATCAAAGGTGCAGGTGATCTTGTTCCGGCGAGCCTTCAACAGATTGGCTACAATGTTGTTTTATTGGAGGACAGCGATATTTCGGACGAAAAACTCCAAAAATACGACGCGGTAGTTATCGGCGTAAAGGCTTATAATATTGTAGAAAGATTAAAAGTGATTAACCCCGTTTTGCTTCATTATGTGGAGAACGGCGGCAATCTGATTGTTCAGTATAATTCGGATCAGGGACTTTTGATGCAGAATTTCGGGCCCTACCCTTTCAAGGTTTCCAGCAAACGGGTAACAGTGGAAGGCGCAGAAGTTCGGTTTATAAAACCTGATTGCCAGGCGCTGAATTATCCCAACAAAATAACACAAAAAGATTTTGACGGCTGGGTGCAGGAACGCAGCTTATACCAACCTGAAAGCTGGTCAGAGAAGTATGAAACCGTGATTTCCTGCAACGATCCGGGCAGTGAGAAACTTGATGGCGGAATTTTGATTGCCAAATATGGTAAAGGAAATTACGTCTATACAACCATGAGCTGGTTCAGACAATTACCGGCTGGCGTTCCGGGTGCTTACCGTATTTTTTCAAATTTGATTTCTTTGGGAAGATAA
- a CDS encoding nuclear transport factor 2 family protein, translated as MENQHKTSDNKAREVVLAYIKALNDEDFEAARKLVNHDLTFDGVLGKRDGADAYFKDMEKMKFKYKVHKVFSDGNDVCLFYDVDMGSATALTSGWYHLKYGKISSLKVIFDPRPILEASNKK; from the coding sequence ATGGAAAATCAACATAAAACATCAGATAACAAAGCCAGAGAAGTTGTGCTGGCCTACATAAAAGCTTTGAACGATGAAGATTTTGAAGCCGCAAGAAAACTGGTTAATCACGACCTGACTTTTGACGGCGTTCTTGGGAAAAGAGACGGCGCCGACGCTTATTTCAAGGACATGGAAAAAATGAAATTCAAGTATAAAGTCCATAAAGTTTTCAGTGACGGAAACGATGTTTGTTTGTTTTATGATGTAGATATGGGTAGTGCAACAGCATTAACCAGCGGCTGGTATCACCTGAAATATGGAAAAATCAGCTCACTCAAAGTCATTTTTGACCCGCGTCCAATACTGGAAGCTTCTAATAAAAAATAA